Within the Plutella xylostella chromosome 20, ilPluXylo3.1, whole genome shotgun sequence genome, the region attatattttcgcacagaataaattaagtaggtattcagttattgtttttttatagtttctaTTTTGCTCTGTAAAATAATGCTCTTGTAACTTTAAGAAAAGCGGTTCTATCTAAAATGTTATAAGTACTATTTATAACGTAAGTACTAAGTAATGtcgtaaaaatacatatttttaagtaggGACCTAATGTAAAAAGTTTATATAAGAAATACAAATACCTACAGTAATTTGACTACTGAATGATCTTATAATTAtctataagtaattaattctCAATTTAGACTTACCCTATGTTATGAAGTATTTACCAAAATTGTATTGAAATGTGAAGGATTCAGTGGTCGAATTATTTGTACTCAtaagtaaaagtttatttcaGAAATATAAAGATTTACCGtaagttcttttgtttttatttcatggcACTAATACAACAATGTAACTTACCCACACCCACAGTGCAGTGCGACTTAGCAGACTTTGTCACACACGTTAAAAATAACTATTGATAAATTTTTAACTGATTTgtgatcatcatcagccaataatcattcactgctggacataggcttctcccaaggagctccacaacactcggtcctcggccttcctcatccaaccactaccggctaaccgcctaagatcgtcagtccagcgggcaggagggcgccccacgctgcgtttgcctgttcgtggtctccactcgagaactcatctaccccaacggttatcggttcttcggcagatataaccagcccactgccactatTTTGACAGCGacgtcggtaaccttagtcctctgacggataacctcattttctgatacgatccatcagagaaaccccaagcatagctctctccatagcacgctgagcgactttaaatcagttgaccagtcctaccgtcagtgtccagtGATTTGGGATGAGATGAAATAAaggtaaataggtatctaCTACGgtataataatgtacctacatcgTTACCGTTTTTGTGACTATAGACGAAGGTACCATGTGTTTTTGCCACTAGCGCTAGATGTAGCGGCACTGCCTCAAAAGCAACCTTGTGAGAAATAGGGTATTAGGGTACACATGGTATCACTGAAAGTGTGTCAGGCCTGAGGGTCCAAATTTagttagggtgcttacatagagaagcgggttccctgtatctacctgtaccggtaacctgattatgcgaaagcgcttatgacatttaaaaatcctGGAAATGCTCCGTGACTGAGTGCTTTCGCTatatcaggttaccggtacaggtagatacagggaaccagATACTCTATGGAAGCACCTTAGACAAGGAAGCACCCTTACACTTTATCACTGATAAATCTCTGACTAGGGTACAAGGACAGGACAGTAAATCATATGAATAATTTTGCAATACCTTTTATTTCTTAGAATACAAATAAAGCTTTAAGTGACAAATTATTACTACTTTGCTGACTCCCAagaacaattatttttagttcaaagattaaatattcaaatttatttatcaacCACCTTTACCTGTCCacctatttaattacaatattgtgcataaatacataatacatgtACATAATCAGAATAATAtggtacatttaaaatatttgtagatACACCAATAAGGTTTTTTGGTAAAATTGAGGCTAAATGCGACAGTTGGAATGTAGCCAGAAAAAGGCAGTGAAGTAGTACAAATGTACCACATTATATACTGGGGTTCTGAAGTCAGACATAAACTTAACTATCCATTTCTAGTTATTGCAAATAATTCTTTAGGATAAAATTGCTATCAGAGATAATGAATTCACATTACATCTAAATCTTAGAAATACAATGCAATTTGTATGTCCACAAAAAACATGGCATTTCGGTTTTAAGTATGTGGCACTgcactactttagtaaatgaCATACCATCAAAAGTATCTAGcattataacaataattatagaaacTTGAAGGGGTAAATGTCTAACTAGGAAATATAGGTGGTTATCATTTTGTGCCATTACTCCAAGCGAAGGAGCTCCACATCAAAGATGAGGATAGCATTGGGGGGGATGAGGCCGGGGTGGCCCTGCTTGCCGTAAGCATAGTCGGGGGAGCAGATGAGCTTGGCACGCTCACCAACTGACATCTGGAAGCAAAGAAATATAACATTACTAGCAAgtctaattaaataaacttttttgaaTAATTCATCTTTTCTACTGGCATTTATAAACTAACACATATTCAAAATTGAAGGATGTCTTTTTCAGGGTTTGAGttgtttattttcattgataaaaataccCTTATTAGGTACACCTACCGAGAGTAGAGTGGCGAGATAGTATTCTCAGCCGAGCACTCGTTCAATTGCTAGCCATTAAttggccgaggatactgtcttgCCACTCTGCTCTCGGTAGATGTAATCAGGTTATTTTGATGAGGCTGATTAACTGTTACAAACCTTAGCGACGCCCTCGTCCCATCCCTTGATCACCTCTCCCTTGCCGATCTTGAATTTGAAGGGCTTGTTGCGGTCGCGGGAGGAATCGAACTTGGTACCGTTGGTCAGCGTGCCGGTGTAGTGCACCACCACGGTCTGCCCAGCCTTCGGGTATGTGGACTCTGGAattcattaatatttacatttaaatcatGATTCATGCCTGTTAGACCGCGGCCGGCCTCTTGAAGGTCACATCTTATTAAATTGGGTGCAACTGTTTActttgtacttaaatttacGAGTAATCAATCATTGCCACTGGTTTGATACGTTTATGCATAAGGGCTAGGTGAATTGAATAGAATAGCGTGGGAAGTTGCTGAATAATAGCAACTAAATCTTACGGCTAGTGTTGGAGGGTGAAATTCTATCTGCAGTAGTTAGCTTCTAACTCATAATATATCTCAATATACGTACCATCTCCAGGATTGATCGTCTCCACTTCAACACccattataattaattgtatttacAATTAATCGATAGAATAGTTTTCT harbors:
- the LOC105380954 gene encoding peptidyl-prolyl cis-trans isomerase Fkbp12, whose protein sequence is MGVEVETINPGDESTYPKAGQTVVVHYTGTLTNGTKFDSSRDRNKPFKFKIGKGEVIKGWDEGVAKMSVGERAKLICSPDYAYGKQGHPGLIPPNAILIFDVELLRLE